From a region of the Corallococcus coralloides DSM 2259 genome:
- a CDS encoding MFS transporter, translated as MTPPQRLVLGIAVLASLVTFLDGAIINVALPAMVRDLGGGLKLQQWVVDAYLITLGSLMLAAGSLSDVFGRKRILRLGLLGFGATSLLCAVAPTGAVLVLARALQGATGALLVPGSLALILSFFSGPEQAKAIGAWTGWTGGAFIAGPLVGGLLVDTVGWRWIFAINVLPIGLTLALLARMEEPTRPEGARIDVLGAVLACVGLGGPVYALIEQGAVGWTHPTVLASLGVGVPAFIAFLWQERRSRHPMMPLGLFRARNFWVGNLATTLIYGALALSEFLITLFLQQVGGLRATLAGLSLLPTTIIMLLLSSTFGGLAGRFGPRLFMAVGPCVAGAGFLLMLRVGTPLDFWTQMLPGVLVFGLGLTTTVAPLTAAVLGSVQKAQAGIGSAINNAIARVAGLIAIAFAGLIVGPRLDVAGFHRAMIVSAVLLVLGGATSALGIRDPPRKA; from the coding sequence TTGACCCCTCCACAACGGCTGGTCCTGGGAATCGCCGTGCTCGCCTCGCTCGTCACGTTCCTGGACGGGGCCATCATCAACGTCGCGCTGCCCGCGATGGTGCGGGACCTGGGCGGTGGGCTCAAGCTTCAGCAGTGGGTGGTGGATGCCTACCTCATCACGCTGGGCTCGCTGATGCTGGCCGCGGGATCGCTGTCGGATGTGTTCGGGCGCAAGCGCATCCTGCGGCTGGGGTTGTTGGGCTTCGGGGCCACGTCGCTCCTGTGCGCGGTGGCTCCGACGGGCGCGGTGCTCGTCCTCGCGCGTGCGCTGCAGGGGGCCACGGGCGCGCTCCTGGTGCCGGGCTCGCTGGCGCTCATCCTGTCCTTCTTCTCCGGCCCCGAGCAGGCGAAGGCCATTGGCGCGTGGACCGGCTGGACGGGTGGGGCGTTCATCGCGGGGCCGCTGGTCGGTGGACTGCTGGTGGACACGGTGGGCTGGCGTTGGATCTTCGCCATCAACGTGCTGCCCATCGGGCTGACGCTGGCGCTGCTCGCGCGCATGGAGGAGCCTACCCGTCCGGAAGGCGCGCGCATCGACGTGCTGGGCGCGGTGCTCGCGTGCGTGGGATTGGGCGGGCCCGTCTACGCGCTGATTGAGCAGGGGGCGGTGGGCTGGACGCATCCCACGGTGCTGGCGTCGCTGGGCGTGGGTGTGCCGGCGTTCATCGCGTTCCTCTGGCAGGAGCGGCGGTCGCGGCACCCGATGATGCCCCTGGGGCTCTTCCGGGCGCGGAACTTCTGGGTGGGCAACCTGGCCACGACGCTCATCTATGGAGCGCTGGCGCTGAGCGAGTTCCTCATCACGCTGTTCCTCCAGCAGGTGGGAGGCCTTCGCGCGACGCTGGCGGGGCTGTCGCTGTTGCCGACGACGATCATCATGTTGCTGCTGTCGTCGACGTTCGGTGGGCTCGCGGGCCGGTTCGGTCCGCGCCTGTTCATGGCGGTGGGGCCGTGTGTCGCGGGCGCGGGGTTCCTGCTCATGCTGCGCGTCGGCACGCCGCTGGACTTCTGGACGCAGATGCTGCCGGGCGTGCTGGTGTTCGGGCTGGGGCTGACGACGACGGTGGCGCCGTTGACGGCGGCCGTGCTCGGCTCCGTCCAGAAGGCGCAGGCGGGCATCGGCTCGGCCATCAACAACGCCATCGCCCGGGTCGCGGGGCTCATCGCCATCGCGTTCGCGGGGCTCATCGTGGGCCCGCGACTGGACGTCGCGGGCTTCCACCGGGCGATGATCGTCTCCGCCGTGCTGCTGGTGCTGGGCGGAGCCACCTCCGCCCTGGGCATCCGCGATCCCCCGCGGAAGGCCTGA